A window of the Kosakonia radicincitans DSM 16656 genome harbors these coding sequences:
- the rplW gene encoding 50S ribosomal protein L23 encodes MIREERLLKVLRAPHVSEKASTAMEKTNTIVLKVAKDATKAEIKAAVQKLFEVEVEVVNTLVVKGKVKRHGQRIGRRSDWKKAYVTLKEGQNLDFVGGAE; translated from the coding sequence ATGATTCGTGAAGAACGTCTGCTGAAGGTGCTGCGTGCACCGCACGTTTCTGAAAAAGCGTCTACTGCGATGGAAAAAACTAACACCATCGTTCTCAAAGTTGCTAAAGACGCGACCAAAGCAGAAATTAAAGCTGCTGTGCAGAAACTGTTTGAAGTCGAAGTCGAAGTCGTTAACACCCTGGTAGTTAAAGGGAAAGTTAAACGTCACGGACAGCGTATCGGTCGTCGTAGCGACTGGAAAAAAGCTTACGTCACCCTGAAAGAAGGCCAGAATCTGGACTTCGTTGGCGGCGCTGAGTAA
- the rplB gene encoding 50S ribosomal protein L2, which produces MAVVKCKPTSPGRRHVVKVVNPELHKGKPFAPLLEKNSKSGGRNNNGRITTRHIGGGHKQAYRIVDFKRNKDGIPAVVERLEYDPNRSANIALVLYKDGERRYILAPKGLKAGDQIQSGVDAAIKAGNTLPMRNIPVGSTVHNVEMKPGKGGQLARSAGTYVQIVARDGAYVTLRLRSGEMRKVEAECRATLGEVGNAEHMLRVLGKAGAARWRGVRPTVRGTAMNPVDHPHGGGEGRNFGKHPVTPWGVQTKGKKTRSNKRTDKFIVRRRSK; this is translated from the coding sequence ATGGCAGTTGTTAAATGTAAACCGACATCTCCGGGTCGTCGCCACGTAGTTAAAGTGGTTAACCCTGAGCTGCACAAGGGCAAACCTTTTGCTCCGTTGCTGGAAAAAAACAGCAAATCCGGTGGTCGTAACAACAATGGCCGTATCACCACTCGTCATATCGGTGGTGGCCACAAGCAGGCTTACCGTATTGTTGACTTCAAACGCAACAAAGATGGTATCCCGGCAGTTGTTGAACGTCTTGAGTACGATCCGAACCGTTCCGCGAACATCGCGCTGGTTCTGTACAAAGATGGCGAACGCCGTTACATCCTGGCCCCTAAAGGCCTGAAAGCTGGCGACCAGATTCAGTCTGGCGTTGATGCTGCAATCAAAGCGGGTAACACCCTGCCGATGCGCAATATCCCGGTTGGTTCTACCGTTCATAACGTAGAAATGAAACCAGGTAAAGGCGGTCAGCTGGCACGTTCTGCTGGTACTTACGTTCAGATCGTTGCACGTGATGGTGCTTATGTCACCCTGCGTCTGCGTTCTGGTGAAATGCGTAAAGTTGAAGCTGAGTGCCGCGCTACTCTGGGCGAAGTTGGCAATGCTGAGCATATGTTGCGCGTTCTGGGTAAAGCAGGTGCTGCACGCTGGCGTGGTGTTCGTCCGACCGTTCGCGGTACTGCGATGAACCCAGTAGACCACCCACATGGTGGTGGTGAAGGTCGTAACTTTGGTAAGCACCCGGTAACTCCGTGGGGCGTTCAGACCAAAGGTAAGAAGACCCGCAGCAACAAGCGTACTGATAAATTCATCGTACGTCGCCGTAGCAAATAA
- the rpsS gene encoding 30S ribosomal protein S19, whose protein sequence is MPRSLKKGPFIDLHLLKKVEKAVESGDKKPLRTWSRRSTIFPNMIGLTIAVHNGRQHVPVFVSDEMVGHKLGEFAPTRTYRGHAADKKAKKK, encoded by the coding sequence ATGCCACGTTCTCTCAAGAAAGGTCCTTTTATTGACCTGCACTTGCTGAAGAAGGTAGAGAAAGCGGTGGAAAGCGGAGACAAGAAGCCCCTGCGCACTTGGTCCCGTCGTTCAACGATCTTTCCTAACATGATCGGTTTGACCATCGCTGTCCATAATGGTCGTCAGCACGTTCCGGTATTTGTTTCCGACGAAATGGTCGGTCACAAACTGGGTGAATTCGCACCGACTCGTACTTATCGCGGCCATGCTGCTGATAAAAAAGCGAAGAAGAAATAA
- the rplV gene encoding 50S ribosomal protein L22 — METLAQHRHARSSAQKVRLVADLIRGKKVSQALDILTYTNKKAAVLVKKVLESAIANAEHNDGADIDDLKVAKIFVDEGPSMKRVMPRAKGRADRILKRTSHITVVVSDR, encoded by the coding sequence ATGGAAACTTTAGCTCAACATCGCCATGCTCGTTCTTCTGCTCAGAAGGTTCGCCTTGTTGCTGACCTGATTCGCGGTAAGAAAGTGTCGCAGGCCCTGGATATTCTGACCTACACCAACAAGAAAGCGGCTGTACTGGTCAAGAAGGTTCTGGAATCTGCCATTGCTAACGCTGAACACAACGATGGCGCTGACATTGACGATCTGAAAGTTGCGAAAATTTTCGTAGACGAAGGCCCGAGCATGAAGCGTGTTATGCCGCGTGCAAAAGGTCGTGCAGATCGCATCCTGAAGCGCACCAGCCACATTACTGTGGTTGTGTCCGATCGCTGA
- the rpsC gene encoding 30S ribosomal protein S3 produces MGQKVHPNGIRLGIVKPWNSTWFANTKEFADNLDSDFKVRQYLTKELAKASVSRIVIERPAKSIRVTIHTARPGIVIGKKGEDVEKLRKVVADIAGVPAQINIAEVRKPELDAKLVADSITSQLERRVMFRRAMKRAVQNAMRLGAKGIKVEVSGRLGGAEIARTEWYREGRVPLHTLRADIDYNTSEAHTTYGVIGVKVWIFKGEILGGMAAVEQPEKPAAQPKKQQRKGRK; encoded by the coding sequence ATGGGTCAGAAAGTACATCCTAATGGTATTCGCCTGGGTATTGTAAAACCATGGAACTCTACCTGGTTTGCGAACACCAAAGAATTCGCTGACAACCTGGACAGCGATTTTAAAGTACGTCAGTACCTGACTAAGGAACTGGCTAAAGCGTCTGTATCTCGTATCGTTATCGAGCGTCCGGCTAAGAGCATCCGTGTAACCATTCACACTGCTCGCCCGGGTATCGTTATCGGTAAAAAAGGTGAAGACGTTGAAAAACTGCGCAAGGTCGTAGCGGATATCGCTGGCGTTCCTGCTCAGATCAATATCGCCGAAGTTCGTAAGCCTGAACTGGACGCAAAATTGGTTGCTGACAGCATCACTTCTCAGCTGGAACGTCGTGTTATGTTCCGTCGTGCTATGAAGCGTGCTGTACAGAACGCAATGCGTCTGGGCGCTAAAGGTATCAAAGTTGAAGTTAGCGGCCGTCTGGGCGGCGCTGAGATCGCACGTACCGAATGGTATCGTGAAGGTCGCGTTCCGCTGCACACTCTGCGTGCTGACATCGACTACAACACCTCCGAAGCGCACACCACTTACGGTGTAATCGGCGTAAAAGTGTGGATCTTCAAAGGTGAGATCCTTGGTGGTATGGCTGCAGTTGAACAACCGGAAAAACCGGCTGCTCAACCTAAAAAGCAGCAGCGTAAAGGCCGTAAATAA
- the rplP gene encoding 50S ribosomal protein L16 — translation MLQPKRTKFRKVHKGRNRGLAQGTDVSFGTYGLKAVGRGRLTARQIEAARRAMTRAVKRQGKIWIRVFPDKPITEKPLEVRMGKGKGNVEYWVALIQPGKVLYEMDGVPEELAREAFELAAAKLPIKTTFVTKTVM, via the coding sequence ATGTTACAACCAAAGCGTACAAAATTCCGTAAAGTGCACAAAGGCCGCAACCGTGGTCTCGCGCAGGGCACGGATGTGAGCTTCGGCACTTACGGTCTGAAAGCTGTTGGCCGTGGTCGTCTGACCGCTCGTCAGATCGAAGCAGCACGTCGTGCTATGACTCGTGCTGTTAAGCGTCAGGGTAAGATCTGGATCCGTGTATTCCCGGACAAACCGATCACCGAGAAGCCGCTGGAAGTTCGTATGGGTAAAGGTAAAGGTAACGTGGAGTATTGGGTTGCCTTGATTCAGCCGGGTAAAGTCCTGTATGAAATGGACGGCGTTCCGGAAGAGCTGGCCCGTGAAGCCTTCGAGCTGGCAGCAGCAAAACTGCCGATTAAAACCACCTTTGTAACTAAGACGGTGATGTAA
- the rpmC gene encoding 50S ribosomal protein L29 — protein MKAKELREKSVEELNTELLNLLREQFNLRMQAASGQLQQTHLLKQVRRDVARVKTLLTEKAGA, from the coding sequence ATGAAAGCAAAAGAGCTGCGTGAAAAGAGCGTTGAAGAGCTGAACACCGAGCTGCTTAACCTGCTGCGCGAGCAGTTCAACCTGCGTATGCAGGCTGCAAGTGGCCAGCTGCAACAGACTCACCTGTTGAAGCAAGTGCGTCGTGATGTCGCACGCGTTAAGACTTTACTGACTGAGAAGGCGGGTGCGTAA
- the rpsQ gene encoding 30S ribosomal protein S17, with protein sequence MTDKIRTLQGRVVSDKMEKSIVVAIERFVKHPIYGKFIKRTTKLHVHDENNECGTGDVVEIRECRPLSKTKSWTLVRVVEKAVL encoded by the coding sequence ATGACCGATAAAATCCGTACTCTGCAAGGTCGTGTTGTTAGCGACAAAATGGAGAAATCCATTGTTGTAGCTATCGAGCGTTTCGTGAAACACCCGATCTACGGTAAATTCATCAAACGTACGACTAAACTGCACGTACATGACGAGAACAACGAATGCGGCACTGGCGACGTGGTTGAAATCCGCGAATGCCGTCCGCTGTCCAAGACCAAGTCCTGGACGCTGGTTCGCGTTGTAGAGAAAGCGGTTCTGTAA
- the rplN gene encoding 50S ribosomal protein L14, which produces MIQEQTMLNVADNSGARRVMCIKVLGGSHRRYAGVGDIIKITIKEAIPRGKVKKGDVLKAVVVRTKKGVRRPDGSVVRFDGNACVLLNNNSEQPIGTRIFGPVTRELRSEKFMKIISLAPEVL; this is translated from the coding sequence ATGATCCAAGAACAGACTATGCTGAACGTCGCCGACAACTCCGGTGCACGTCGCGTAATGTGTATCAAGGTTCTGGGTGGCTCGCACCGTCGCTACGCAGGCGTAGGCGACATCATCAAGATCACCATTAAGGAAGCAATTCCGCGTGGTAAGGTCAAAAAAGGTGATGTGCTGAAGGCGGTAGTGGTGCGCACCAAGAAGGGTGTTCGTCGCCCTGACGGTTCTGTCGTTCGCTTCGATGGCAATGCTTGTGTTCTTCTGAACAACAACAGCGAGCAGCCTATCGGTACGCGTATTTTTGGGCCGGTTACTCGTGAACTTCGTTCTGAGAAGTTTATGAAAATCATCTCTCTGGCACCAGAAGTACTCTAA
- the rplX gene encoding 50S ribosomal protein L24, with protein sequence MAAKIRRDDEVIVLTGKDKGKRGKVKNVLSSGKIIVEGINLVKKHQKPVPALNQPGGIVEKEAAIQVSNVAIFNAATGKADRVGFRFEDGKKVRFFKSNSETIK encoded by the coding sequence ATGGCAGCTAAAATCCGTCGTGATGACGAAGTTATCGTGTTAACCGGTAAAGATAAAGGTAAGCGCGGTAAAGTAAAAAATGTCCTGTCTTCCGGCAAGATCATTGTTGAAGGTATCAACCTGGTTAAGAAACATCAGAAGCCGGTTCCGGCCCTGAATCAACCGGGTGGCATCGTTGAAAAAGAAGCTGCAATTCAGGTTTCTAACGTTGCAATCTTCAATGCGGCAACCGGCAAGGCTGACCGTGTAGGCTTTAGATTCGAAGACGGTAAAAAAGTCCGTTTCTTCAAGTCTAACAGCGAAACTATCAAGTAA
- the rplE gene encoding 50S ribosomal protein L5, whose amino-acid sequence MAKLHDYYKDEVVKKLMTEFNYNSVMQVPRVEKITLNMGVGEAIADKKLLDNAAADLAAISGQKPLITKARKSVAGFKIRQGYPIGCKVTLRGERMWEFFERLITIAVPRIRDFRGLSAKSFDGRGNYSMGVREQIIFPEIDYDKVDRVRGLDITITTTAKSDEEGRALLAAFDFPFRK is encoded by the coding sequence ATGGCGAAACTGCATGATTACTACAAAGACGAAGTAGTTAAGAAACTCATGACTGAGTTTAACTACAATTCTGTCATGCAAGTCCCTCGGGTCGAGAAGATCACCCTGAATATGGGTGTTGGTGAAGCGATCGCTGACAAGAAACTGCTGGATAACGCAGCAGCTGATCTGGCAGCTATCTCCGGTCAAAAACCGTTGATCACCAAAGCGCGCAAATCTGTTGCGGGCTTCAAAATCCGTCAGGGCTATCCGATCGGCTGTAAAGTGACTCTGCGTGGCGAACGCATGTGGGAGTTCTTTGAGCGCCTGATCACTATTGCTGTACCGCGTATCCGTGACTTCCGTGGCTTGTCCGCTAAGTCTTTCGACGGTCGTGGTAACTACAGCATGGGTGTCCGTGAGCAGATCATCTTCCCAGAGATCGACTACGATAAAGTCGACCGCGTGCGTGGTTTGGATATTACCATTACCACTACTGCGAAATCTGATGAAGAAGGCCGTGCTCTGCTGGCTGCCTTTGACTTCCCGTTCCGCAAGTAA
- the rpsN gene encoding 30S ribosomal protein S14 — MAKQSMKAREVKRVALAEKYFAKRAELKAIISDVNASDEDRWNAVLKLQSLPRDSSPSRQRNRCRQTGRPHGFLRKFGLSRIKVRESAMRGEIPGLKKASW; from the coding sequence ATGGCTAAGCAATCAATGAAAGCACGCGAAGTTAAACGCGTAGCTTTAGCTGAAAAATACTTCGCGAAACGCGCTGAACTGAAAGCGATCATTTCTGATGTGAACGCTTCCGACGAAGATCGTTGGAATGCTGTTCTCAAGCTGCAGAGTCTGCCGCGTGATTCCAGCCCGTCTCGTCAGCGTAACCGCTGCCGTCAAACTGGTCGTCCGCATGGTTTCCTGCGGAAGTTCGGGTTGAGCCGTATTAAGGTCCGTGAATCCGCTATGCGCGGTGAAATCCCGGGTCTGAAAAAGGCTAGCTGGTAA
- the rpsH gene encoding 30S ribosomal protein S8, producing the protein MSMQDPIADMLTRIRNGQAANKAAVTMPSSRLKVAIANVLKEEGFIEDFKIEGDIKPELELTLKYFQGKAVVESIQRISRPGLRIYKKKDELPKVMGGMGIAVVSTSKGVMTDRAARQAGLGGEIICYVA; encoded by the coding sequence ATGAGCATGCAAGATCCGATCGCGGATATGCTGACCCGTATCCGTAACGGTCAGGCCGCGAACAAAGCTGCGGTCACCATGCCTTCCTCCAGGCTGAAAGTGGCAATTGCCAACGTGCTGAAGGAAGAAGGTTTTATTGAAGATTTTAAAATTGAAGGCGACATCAAGCCGGAACTGGAACTGACTCTCAAGTACTTCCAGGGTAAAGCTGTGGTAGAAAGCATTCAGCGTATCAGCCGCCCAGGTCTGCGCATCTATAAGAAAAAAGATGAGCTGCCGAAAGTTATGGGTGGTATGGGTATCGCAGTTGTTTCTACCTCTAAAGGTGTTATGACTGATCGTGCAGCGCGCCAGGCTGGTCTTGGTGGCGAAATTATCTGCTACGTAGCCTAA
- the rplF gene encoding 50S ribosomal protein L6, which yields MSRVAKAPVVIPAGVDVKINGQVITIKGKNGELTRTLNDAVEVNHADNALTFGPRAGYVDGWAQAGTARALLNAMVIGVTEGFTKKLQLVGVGYRAAVKGNVVNLALGFSHPVDHQLPAGITAECPTQTEIVLKGADKQMIGQVAADLRAYRRPEPYKGKGVRYADEVVRTKEAKKK from the coding sequence ATGTCTCGTGTTGCTAAAGCACCGGTCGTTATTCCTGCCGGCGTTGATGTAAAAATCAACGGTCAGGTTATCACGATCAAAGGTAAAAACGGCGAGCTGACTCGTACCCTGAACGATGCTGTTGAAGTTAATCATGCAGACAATGCTCTGACCTTCGGTCCGCGTGCTGGTTACGTGGATGGTTGGGCTCAGGCTGGTACCGCGCGTGCCCTGCTGAACGCAATGGTTATCGGTGTTACCGAAGGCTTCACTAAGAAGCTGCAGCTGGTTGGTGTAGGTTATCGTGCAGCGGTCAAAGGGAACGTAGTAAACCTGGCACTGGGTTTCTCTCATCCTGTAGACCATCAGTTGCCGGCCGGTATCACTGCTGAATGTCCGACTCAGACTGAAATCGTGCTGAAAGGCGCTGATAAGCAGATGATCGGCCAGGTAGCAGCAGATCTGCGCGCCTACCGTCGTCCTGAGCCGTATAAAGGCAAGGGTGTTCGTTACGCCGACGAAGTCGTGCGTACCAAAGAGGCTAAGAAGAAGTAA
- the rplR gene encoding 50S ribosomal protein L18, translating into MDKKSARIRRATRARRKLKELGATRLVVHRTPRHIYAQVIASNGSEVLVAASTVEKAIAEQLKYTGNKDAAAAVGKAVAERALEKGIKDVSFDRSGFQYHGRVQALADAAREAGLQF; encoded by the coding sequence ATGGATAAGAAATCTGCTCGTATCCGTCGTGCGACCCGCGCACGCCGCAAGCTCAAAGAGCTTGGTGCGACACGCCTGGTGGTACATCGTACCCCGCGTCATATTTACGCCCAGGTAATCGCATCGAATGGTTCTGAAGTTCTGGTAGCTGCTTCTACTGTAGAAAAAGCTATCGCTGAACAACTGAAGTACACCGGTAACAAAGACGCGGCCGCAGCTGTGGGTAAAGCTGTAGCTGAACGCGCTCTGGAAAAAGGCATTAAAGATGTGTCCTTTGACCGTTCCGGGTTCCAATATCATGGTCGCGTCCAGGCACTGGCAGATGCTGCCCGTGAAGCTGGCCTTCAGTTCTAA
- the rpsE gene encoding 30S ribosomal protein S5, producing MAHIEKQAGELQEKLIAVNRVSKTVKGGRIFSFTALTVVGDGNGRVGFGYGKAREVPAAIQKAMEKARRNMINVALNHGTLQHPVKGTHTGSRVFMQPASEGTGIIAGGAMRAVLEVAGVHNVLAKAYGSTNPINVVRATIDGLENMKSPEMVAAKRGKSVEEILG from the coding sequence ATGGCTCACATCGAAAAACAAGCTGGCGAACTGCAGGAAAAGCTGATCGCGGTAAACCGCGTATCTAAAACCGTTAAAGGTGGTCGTATTTTCTCCTTCACAGCTCTGACTGTTGTTGGTGATGGTAACGGTCGCGTTGGTTTTGGTTACGGTAAAGCCCGCGAAGTTCCGGCAGCGATCCAGAAAGCGATGGAAAAAGCCCGTCGCAATATGATTAACGTCGCGCTGAACCACGGCACCCTGCAGCACCCGGTTAAGGGTACTCACACGGGTTCTCGTGTATTCATGCAGCCGGCTTCCGAAGGTACCGGTATTATTGCCGGTGGTGCAATGCGCGCCGTTCTGGAAGTCGCTGGGGTTCATAACGTTCTGGCTAAAGCATATGGTTCCACCAACCCGATCAACGTGGTTCGTGCAACTATTGATGGCCTGGAAAATATGAAATCTCCGGAAATGGTCGCTGCCAAGCGTGGTAAATCCGTTGAAGAAATTCTGGGGTAA
- the rpmD gene encoding 50S ribosomal protein L30, which translates to MAKTIKITQTRSAIGRLPKHKATLLGLGLRRIGHTVEREDTPAVRGMVNAVSFMVKVEE; encoded by the coding sequence ATGGCAAAGACTATTAAAATCACTCAAACCCGCAGTGCAATCGGTCGTCTGCCGAAACACAAGGCAACGCTGCTTGGCCTGGGTCTGCGTCGTATTGGTCATACTGTAGAACGTGAGGATACTCCTGCGGTTCGTGGTATGGTCAACGCGGTTTCCTTCATGGTTAAAGTTGAGGAGTAA
- the rplO gene encoding 50S ribosomal protein L15 — protein MRLNTLSPAEGSKKAGKRLGRGIGSGLGKTGGRGHKGQKSRSGGGVRRGFEGGQMPLYRRLPKFGFTSRKAMITAEIRLSDLAKVEGDVVDLNTLKAANIIGIQIEFAKVILAGEVARPVTVRGLRVTKGARAAIEAAGGKIEE, from the coding sequence ATGCGTTTAAATACTCTGTCTCCGGCCGAAGGCTCCAAAAAGGCGGGTAAACGCCTGGGTCGTGGTATCGGTTCTGGCCTCGGTAAAACCGGTGGTCGTGGTCACAAAGGTCAGAAATCTCGTTCTGGCGGTGGCGTACGTCGCGGTTTCGAGGGTGGCCAGATGCCACTGTATCGTCGTCTGCCGAAATTCGGTTTCACTTCTCGTAAAGCAATGATCACGGCAGAGATTCGTCTGTCCGATCTGGCGAAAGTAGAAGGCGACGTAGTAGACCTGAACACGCTGAAAGCAGCTAACATTATCGGCATCCAGATCGAGTTCGCGAAAGTGATCCTGGCTGGTGAAGTAGCTCGTCCGGTAACTGTTCGTGGCCTGCGTGTTACTAAAGGCGCTCGTGCTGCTATCGAAGCTGCTGGCGGTAAAATTGAGGAATAA
- the secY gene encoding preprotein translocase subunit SecY, translating into MAKQPGLDFQSAKGGIGELKRRLLFVIGALIVFRIGSFIPIPGIDAAVLAKLLEQQRGTIIEMFNMFSGGALSRASIFALGIMPYISASIIIQLLTVVHPALAELKKEGESGRRKISQYTRYGTLVLAIFQSIGIATGLPNMPGMQGLVMNPGFAFYFTAVVSLVTGTMFLMWLGEQITERGIGNGISIIIFAGIVAGLPPAIAHTIEQARQGDLHFLLLLLVAVLVFAVTFFVVFVERGQRRIVVNYAKRQQGRRVYAAQSTHLPLKVNMAGVIPAIFASSIILFPATIASWFGGGTGWNWLTTISLYLQPGQPLYVLLYASAIIFFCFFYTALVFNPRETADNLKKSGAFVPGIRPGEQTAKYIDKVMTRLTLVGALYITFICLIPEFMRDAMKVPFYFGGTSLLIVVVVIMDFMAQVQTLMMSSQYESALKKANLKGYGR; encoded by the coding sequence ATGGCTAAACAACCGGGGTTAGATTTCCAAAGTGCCAAAGGTGGAATTGGCGAACTGAAACGCAGACTGCTGTTTGTTATCGGTGCGCTGATTGTGTTCCGTATTGGCTCTTTTATTCCGATCCCTGGTATTGATGCCGCTGTACTTGCCAAACTGCTTGAACAACAGCGAGGCACCATCATTGAAATGTTTAACATGTTCTCTGGTGGTGCTCTCAGCCGTGCTTCTATCTTTGCTCTGGGTATTATGCCGTATATTTCGGCGTCCATTATTATCCAACTGCTAACGGTCGTTCACCCGGCCCTGGCGGAGTTAAAGAAAGAAGGGGAATCTGGTCGTCGTAAGATTAGCCAGTACACCCGCTACGGTACCCTGGTGTTGGCTATATTCCAGTCGATCGGTATTGCTACCGGTTTGCCGAATATGCCCGGAATGCAGGGCCTGGTAATGAATCCGGGCTTTGCATTCTACTTCACCGCTGTTGTAAGTCTGGTTACAGGAACTATGTTCCTGATGTGGCTCGGCGAACAAATTACTGAACGTGGTATCGGTAACGGTATCTCGATCATTATTTTCGCCGGTATTGTGGCGGGTCTTCCGCCAGCCATTGCCCATACTATCGAGCAAGCGCGTCAAGGCGACCTGCACTTCCTTCTGTTGCTGTTGGTTGCAGTATTAGTATTCGCAGTGACGTTCTTTGTTGTTTTCGTTGAGCGTGGTCAACGCCGCATTGTGGTAAACTACGCGAAACGTCAGCAAGGTCGTCGTGTCTATGCTGCTCAGAGCACACATTTGCCGCTGAAAGTAAATATGGCAGGGGTAATCCCGGCTATTTTTGCTTCCAGTATTATTCTGTTCCCTGCGACTATTGCATCATGGTTCGGGGGCGGTACTGGTTGGAACTGGCTGACAACAATTTCGCTGTATTTGCAGCCTGGGCAACCGCTTTATGTGTTACTCTATGCGTCTGCAATCATCTTCTTCTGTTTCTTCTACACGGCGTTGGTTTTCAACCCGCGTGAAACAGCAGATAACCTGAAGAAGTCTGGTGCATTCGTACCAGGAATTCGTCCGGGAGAGCAAACGGCGAAGTATATCGATAAAGTAATGACTCGTCTGACTCTGGTTGGTGCGTTGTATATTACTTTTATCTGCCTGATCCCGGAGTTCATGCGTGATGCAATGAAAGTGCCGTTCTACTTCGGTGGGACTTCTCTGCTTATCGTTGTTGTCGTGATTATGGACTTTATGGCTCAAGTGCAAACTCTGATGATGTCCAGTCAATATGAGTCTGCATTGAAGAAGGCGAACCTGAAAGGCTACGGTCGTTAA
- the rpmJ gene encoding 50S ribosomal protein L36 yields MKVRASVKKLCRNCKIVKRDGVIRVICSAEPKHKQRQG; encoded by the coding sequence ATGAAAGTTCGTGCTTCCGTCAAGAAATTATGCCGTAACTGCAAAATCGTTAAACGTGATGGCGTCATCCGTGTGATTTGCAGTGCCGAGCCGAAGCATAAACAGCGCCAAGGCTGA
- the rpsM gene encoding 30S ribosomal protein S13, with amino-acid sequence MARIAGINIPDQKHAVIALTSIYGVGKTRSQAILAAAGIAENVKISELSEEQIDTLRDEVAKFVVEGDLRREISMSIKRLMDLGCYRGLRHRRGLPVRGQRTKTNARTRKGPRKPIKK; translated from the coding sequence GTGGCCCGTATAGCAGGCATTAACATTCCTGATCAGAAACATGCTGTGATCGCATTAACTTCGATCTATGGCGTCGGTAAAACCCGCTCCCAGGCCATTCTGGCGGCTGCGGGCATCGCTGAAAATGTTAAGATCAGTGAGCTGTCTGAAGAACAAATCGACACGCTGCGTGACGAAGTTGCCAAATTTGTCGTTGAAGGTGATCTGCGCCGTGAAATTAGCATGAGCATCAAGCGCCTGATGGATCTTGGTTGCTATCGCGGTTTGCGTCATCGTCGTGGTCTCCCGGTTCGCGGTCAGCGTACCAAGACCAACGCACGTACCCGTAAGGGTCCGCGCAAACCGATCAAGAAATAA
- the rpsK gene encoding 30S ribosomal protein S11: MAKAPIRARKRVRKQVSDGVAHIHASFNNTIVTITDRQGNALGWATAGGSGFRGSRKSTPFAAQVAAERCAEAVKEYGIKNLEVMVKGPGPGRESTIRALNAAGFRITNITDVTPIPHNGCRPPKKRRV; this comes from the coding sequence ATGGCAAAGGCACCAATTCGTGCACGTAAACGTGTAAGAAAACAAGTCTCTGACGGCGTGGCTCATATCCATGCTTCTTTCAACAACACCATCGTTACTATTACTGATCGTCAGGGTAACGCGCTGGGTTGGGCAACAGCCGGTGGTTCCGGTTTCCGTGGTTCTCGCAAATCCACTCCGTTTGCAGCTCAGGTTGCAGCAGAGCGTTGCGCTGAAGCCGTAAAAGAATACGGCATCAAGAATCTGGAAGTTATGGTTAAGGGACCGGGTCCGGGTCGCGAATCTACTATTCGTGCTCTGAACGCCGCTGGTTTCCGCATCACTAATATTACTGATGTGACTCCGATCCCTCACAACGGTTGTCGTCCGCCGAAAAAACGTCGCGTATAA